One stretch of Thalassovita sp. DNA includes these proteins:
- the yaaA gene encoding peroxide stress protein YaaA, with amino-acid sequence MLITVSPAKKMDMTPVEGIKTTEMRFPERAAELAGVARDLSVADLMKLMKISEALGKLNAERFANYGAQETKAAALAFAGDTYQGLEASSLEAEELAWAQDHFCILSGLYGLLRPLDAIEPYRLEMGSRLKNPRGKNLYEYWGSDIAEALNTQAEVIGTDTLINCASQEYFGAVDLKALKPQVITPVFMEEKAGVPKVVSFYAKRARGSMARFIIQNRLVDPQAIKDFDLGGYQFQPDLTEGNNWVFLRDEAAQAKAA; translated from the coding sequence ATGCTGATCACCGTTTCGCCCGCCAAAAAGATGGACATGACCCCGGTTGAGGGCATCAAGACCACCGAAATGCGGTTTCCTGAACGGGCGGCAGAACTGGCAGGGGTGGCGCGTGATCTGTCCGTCGCAGATCTGATGAAGCTGATGAAAATTTCTGAGGCTCTGGGCAAGCTGAACGCCGAACGCTTTGCCAACTATGGCGCGCAGGAAACGAAGGCAGCGGCACTGGCTTTTGCCGGTGACACCTATCAGGGGCTTGAAGCCTCCTCGCTTGAGGCCGAAGAACTGGCTTGGGCGCAGGATCACTTCTGCATTCTGTCTGGCCTATACGGGTTGCTGCGCCCGCTGGACGCGATTGAGCCCTACCGTCTGGAAATGGGCAGCCGTCTGAAAAATCCGCGCGGCAAGAACCTCTATGAATATTGGGGCAGCGATATCGCCGAGGCGCTGAACACGCAGGCTGAGGTGATTGGCACCGACACGCTGATCAACTGTGCCAGCCAGGAATACTTTGGTGCGGTGGATCTGAAAGCACTGAAACCGCAGGTGATCACGCCCGTGTTCATGGAAGAGAAGGCCGGCGTGCCAAAGGTCGTCAGCTTCTACGCCAAACGGGCGCGTGGTTCGATGGCACGGTTCATCATCCAGAACCGTCTGGTCGATCCGCAGGCGATCAAGGATTTTGACCTTGGCGGTTACCAGTTCCAGCCGGATCTGACCGAGGGCAACAACTGGGTTTTCCTGCGGGATGAGGCCGCTCAGGCCAAAGCCGCCTGA
- the recQ gene encoding DNA helicase RecQ — protein sequence MPSAATLLSDYFGFDAFRPGQEEVVEAVANGQNTLAIMPTGGGKSLCFQLPALMRDGVTVVISPLIALMRDQVRGLREAGIEAGALTSGNTQEETDQVWQALEEERLKLLYIAPERLSAGSALGMLRRINVNLIAVDEAHCVSQWGHDFRPDYLRIGELRRTLGVPLAAFTATADAETQAEIVNRLFDGEQPATFLRGFDRPNIHLAFAAKNNPRTQILNFAAARKGQSGIVYCGTRSKTEKLAAALRENGHAAAHYHGGMEAEDRRITEARFQKEDGLIVVATVAFGMGVDKPDIRWVAHADLPKSIEAYYQEIGRAGRDGGPAETLTLFGPDDIRLRRNQIDEGLAPPERRMADHARLNALLGLAEALECRRKNLLGYFGETEVTCGKCDLCDNPPELFDGTQPVRMALSAILRTEEWYGSGHLIEILLGNSNDRIRARGHDDLPTFGVGKAYTRPQWQAIFRQMMGHDLIRPDPERHGALRMTDTALPILRDQEKITLRKDSIASAKRRPAVKALVSEEDAPLLSALKAKRRALAEAGNVPPYVIFNDRTLIEMAETRPTNLDGMARINGVGAKKLERYGADFLAIITGTVEDVHPQRRKLAGREAGSLYDRLLEVQADLSRGPEGLDKPLSCSASLLAKVAQMRPQDPSAMERLLGDKRAERFAAAFLDVVLEAG from the coding sequence ATGCCAAGCGCTGCCACGCTTCTGAGCGATTATTTTGGCTTTGACGCCTTCCGCCCCGGGCAGGAAGAGGTTGTCGAAGCTGTTGCCAATGGCCAAAACACCCTGGCCATTATGCCCACGGGTGGGGGCAAATCCCTGTGTTTCCAATTGCCTGCCCTGATGCGCGATGGGGTCACCGTTGTGATCTCCCCGCTGATTGCTTTGATGCGCGATCAGGTGCGTGGTCTGCGCGAAGCCGGGATTGAAGCCGGCGCGCTGACCTCTGGCAATACGCAGGAAGAAACCGATCAGGTCTGGCAGGCGCTGGAAGAAGAGCGGTTGAAGCTGCTCTATATCGCGCCGGAACGGCTGAGCGCCGGGTCGGCCCTGGGGATGCTGCGGCGGATCAACGTCAATCTGATCGCCGTGGATGAGGCGCATTGCGTCAGCCAATGGGGCCATGATTTCCGCCCGGATTACCTGCGCATTGGGGAATTGCGGCGCACGCTTGGCGTGCCTCTGGCGGCCTTCACCGCCACCGCAGATGCCGAAACCCAGGCTGAGATCGTCAATCGCCTGTTTGATGGCGAACAGCCCGCAACCTTTCTGCGCGGCTTTGACCGGCCCAACATCCATCTGGCCTTTGCCGCCAAGAACAACCCGCGCACCCAGATCCTGAACTTTGCCGCCGCCCGCAAAGGCCAATCTGGCATTGTCTATTGCGGCACCCGTTCAAAGACCGAAAAACTGGCCGCCGCCCTGCGCGAAAACGGCCATGCCGCCGCGCATTACCACGGCGGCATGGAAGCCGAGGATCGCCGTATCACCGAAGCGCGGTTCCAGAAAGAGGATGGGCTGATCGTGGTCGCCACCGTGGCCTTTGGCATGGGGGTGGATAAGCCCGATATCCGCTGGGTCGCCCATGCGGATCTGCCGAAATCCATCGAAGCCTATTATCAGGAAATCGGTCGTGCGGGCCGCGATGGCGGACCGGCCGAAACCCTGACGCTGTTTGGCCCCGATGACATCCGCCTGCGCCGCAACCAGATTGACGAAGGCCTTGCCCCGCCTGAACGCCGCATGGCCGATCACGCGCGGCTGAACGCGCTGTTGGGTCTGGCCGAGGCGTTGGAATGTCGCCGCAAAAACCTGCTGGGGTATTTTGGGGAGACTGAGGTGACCTGCGGCAAGTGTGACCTCTGTGATAATCCGCCAGAGCTGTTTGACGGCACCCAACCGGTGCGTATGGCCCTGTCGGCGATCCTGCGCACGGAGGAATGGTATGGATCCGGTCACCTGATTGAGATCCTGCTGGGCAACAGCAATGATCGCATCCGCGCCCGGGGGCATGACGATCTGCCGACCTTTGGGGTGGGCAAGGCCTACACGCGCCCGCAGTGGCAGGCGATTTTCCGGCAGATGATGGGGCATGACCTGATCCGCCCTGATCCCGAACGCCACGGTGCCCTGCGGATGACAGACACGGCGCTGCCGATCCTGCGCGATCAGGAAAAGATCACCCTGCGCAAGGACAGCATCGCCTCAGCCAAACGCCGCCCCGCCGTTAAGGCGCTGGTCAGCGAAGAAGACGCGCCGCTACTGTCCGCGCTGAAGGCCAAACGTCGGGCGCTGGCCGAAGCCGGCAACGTGCCGCCCTATGTGATCTTCAACGACCGCACCCTGATCGAAATGGCCGAAACCCGTCCGACGAACTTGGACGGCATGGCGCGGATCAACGGGGTGGGCGCCAAGAAGCTGGAACGCTATGGCGCCGATTTCCTTGCCATCATCACCGGCACGGTCGAAGACGTGCACCCGCAGCGGCGCAAACTGGCAGGTCGTGAGGCCGGATCGCTTTATGATCGTCTGCTGGAAGTGCAGGCCGATCTGAGCCGCGGACCGGAAGGGCTGGATAAGCCGCTCAGCTGTTCCGCGTCGCTGCTGGCGAAGGTCGCGCAGATGAGGCCGCAGGACCCTTCTGCGATGGAACGGTTGTTGGGTGACAAACGCGCTGAAAGATTTGCTGCGGCTTTTCTGGACGTTGTGCTTGAAGCCGGTTAG
- a CDS encoding YggT family protein codes for MLSLIQILLLVLDILWFFLIAHVIMSWLINFQVLNVRQQLVGQIWYMLNRILEPIYTPVRRILPPMSGIDLAPLVVLVGIYAIRIILMNNISAFY; via the coding sequence ATGCTGTCCCTGATCCAGATCCTTCTGCTGGTGCTTGATATTCTTTGGTTCTTCCTGATCGCCCATGTGATCATGTCCTGGCTGATCAACTTTCAGGTTCTCAATGTCCGGCAGCAGCTGGTGGGCCAGATCTGGTACATGTTGAACCGCATTCTGGAACCCATCTATACCCCTGTGCGCCGCATTCTGCCCCCGATGAGCGGCATCGATCTGGCGCCGCTGGTGGTTCTGGTCGGCATCTACGCCATCCGCATCATTCTGATGAACAACATCTCGGCCTTCTATTAA
- a CDS encoding acyl-CoA thioesterase encodes MYPFLRLIKEFVKFRNATPLEFNDTHISHHRVWPWDIDQFLELNNGRTLMLYDLGRFTMGMRAGLMKSLRRNGWGLAVAGVCVRYRRRLRPFERFEMRTKGLGWDDRFFYIDQQIWKENGECANHAVFRTAVTDRNGMISPEAVRLDVGSEAANQELPDWVKQWLAAEDSRPWPPQ; translated from the coding sequence ATGTACCCCTTTCTGCGCCTGATCAAAGAATTCGTGAAGTTCCGCAACGCCACCCCGCTGGAGTTCAATGACACTCATATCTCGCACCACCGGGTCTGGCCCTGGGATATCGATCAGTTCCTGGAGCTGAACAATGGCCGTACCCTGATGCTTTATGATCTGGGCCGCTTCACCATGGGGATGCGCGCGGGTTTGATGAAGTCGCTGCGCCGCAATGGCTGGGGCTTGGCCGTGGCCGGTGTGTGTGTGCGCTATCGCCGCCGGTTGCGTCCGTTTGAACGGTTTGAGATGCGCACCAAAGGGCTGGGCTGGGACGATCGGTTTTTCTACATCGATCAGCAGATCTGGAAAGAAAATGGCGAATGCGCCAACCATGCGGTCTTCCGCACGGCGGTCACCGATCGCAATGGCATGATCTCCCCCGAGGCGGTGCGGCTGGATGTCGGATCTGAGGCCGCCAATCAGGAGCTGCCGGATTGGGTCAAACAGTGGCTCGCCGCTGAGGACAGCCGCCCCTGGCCGCCGCAATAA
- a CDS encoding MFS transporter: MFKGRVMRKRIWGWFFFDWASQPYNTLLITFIFAPYVQELIGDGAEAQAAWGFGIAAAGFVIALLAPILGALADAGGNRLRWIWGFSLMYVIGSFGLWFAAPGSFDLTTTLFLFAIGMIGMEFATIFTNSMLPDLGSKEEIGKISGNGWAFGYLGGLVALVVMLVFFAESAATGKTFVGLSPALGLDAEAREGTRFVGPLTAIWYFVFMIPFFLWVRDPKPAKAAKGAVKGALTSLAGTLKGLPQTPSLFAYLGSSMFYRDALNGMYTFGGIYAAGVLKWSVVDTGIFGILAIISGAIFAWVGGRADARFGPKPVITVCILVLSFVAISIVFVSRDSVYGVPVAEGSKLPDIAFYVLGALIGAAGGVIQSASRTMMVRQANPEKMAESFGLYALAGKATSFLAPALIGVATAATGSQQLGVSPLIALFLLGLILLRWVKPEGDQPAWQDQSENAPG, from the coding sequence ATTTTTAAGGGGCGAGTCATGCGCAAGCGCATTTGGGGATGGTTTTTCTTTGACTGGGCGTCACAGCCTTACAACACACTTCTGATTACTTTCATTTTTGCACCATACGTTCAGGAATTGATCGGTGATGGGGCAGAGGCACAGGCGGCCTGGGGCTTTGGCATTGCTGCCGCCGGTTTTGTCATTGCATTGCTGGCGCCGATCCTTGGCGCGCTGGCGGATGCGGGGGGCAATCGCCTACGCTGGATCTGGGGCTTTTCGCTGATGTATGTGATCGGCTCCTTCGGGCTGTGGTTCGCCGCGCCGGGCAGTTTTGATCTGACCACAACCCTGTTCCTGTTTGCAATTGGCATGATCGGGATGGAGTTTGCGACGATTTTCACTAACTCCATGCTGCCGGATCTGGGCAGCAAAGAAGAGATCGGCAAAATCTCAGGCAATGGCTGGGCCTTTGGCTATCTGGGCGGCTTGGTCGCGCTGGTGGTGATGCTGGTGTTCTTTGCCGAAAGCGCAGCAACCGGAAAAACCTTTGTGGGCCTGTCCCCGGCGCTGGGTCTGGACGCCGAAGCGCGTGAAGGCACCCGTTTTGTCGGGCCGCTGACCGCGATCTGGTACTTCGTCTTTATGATCCCGTTTTTCCTTTGGGTGCGCGATCCCAAACCAGCCAAAGCGGCAAAAGGCGCTGTCAAAGGCGCGCTGACCAGTCTGGCCGGCACGCTGAAAGGCCTGCCACAGACGCCATCGCTTTTTGCCTATCTGGGCAGTTCGATGTTCTACCGGGATGCGCTGAACGGCATGTACACCTTCGGCGGCATCTACGCGGCCGGTGTGCTGAAGTGGAGCGTTGTGGATACCGGTATCTTCGGCATTCTGGCGATCATCTCAGGCGCGATTTTTGCCTGGGTCGGGGGCCGCGCTGACGCGCGCTTTGGTCCCAAGCCGGTGATCACGGTCTGTATTCTGGTGCTGAGCTTCGTTGCGATCTCAATCGTTTTTGTGTCACGCGACAGCGTCTATGGCGTCCCGGTTGCGGAGGGCTCAAAACTGCCAGACATCGCCTTTTATGTGCTGGGGGCGCTGATCGGTGCCGCGGGTGGTGTGATCCAATCGGCCAGCCGGACCATGATGGTGCGTCAGGCCAATCCCGAAAAGATGGCGGAAAGCTTCGGTCTTTATGCCTTGGCGGGCAAAGCGACCTCGTTCCTGGCGCCGGCGCTGATTGGGGTGGCAACCGCAGCGACGGGCAGCCAGCAACTTGGCGTTTCTCCGCTTATCGCGCTTTTCCTTTTGGGTCTGATCTTGCTACGCTGGGTGAAACCAGAAGGGGACCAACCCGCATGGCAAGACCAGTCAGAAAACGCGCCGGGCTGA
- the mepA gene encoding penicillin-insensitive murein endopeptidase yields MRKVPAKQLFGAKAQGSQQAPKPHGGYANGCIAGAEELPETGPTWQAMRLSRNRNWGHPDTIDFLKDLSAKAATLPGWEGLYIGDISQPRGGPMLSGHRSHQLGLDADIWMLPPTRLDLTVAERENISSISLRRAKGAYVNGFWTAQHQEVLKAAASDPRVARIFVFPGAKVQMCKDAKGDRSWLRKIRPWWGHHYHFHVRLSCPKGVKGCKNQAPIPAGDGCEAAESWVQDILNPPPPPPVDPNAPKPKPRKELTMASLPAQCVNVLQSR; encoded by the coding sequence ATGCGGAAAGTGCCCGCCAAACAGCTGTTTGGGGCAAAGGCACAAGGATCGCAGCAGGCACCAAAACCCCATGGCGGCTACGCCAATGGCTGTATCGCCGGGGCAGAGGAACTGCCTGAAACTGGGCCCACTTGGCAAGCAATGCGGCTCAGCCGCAACCGCAATTGGGGCCATCCTGACACCATCGATTTTCTGAAAGACCTTTCAGCTAAGGCCGCCACCCTGCCGGGGTGGGAGGGGCTTTATATCGGTGACATCAGCCAACCAAGGGGCGGCCCGATGCTCAGCGGTCACCGCAGTCACCAATTGGGGCTGGATGCGGATATCTGGATGCTGCCGCCCACCCGTCTGGACCTGACGGTGGCGGAGCGGGAAAACATTTCCTCCATTTCGCTGCGCCGGGCTAAGGGCGCTTATGTGAACGGCTTCTGGACTGCCCAGCATCAAGAGGTGCTGAAAGCCGCGGCCTCTGACCCGCGGGTTGCCCGGATCTTTGTCTTCCCGGGCGCCAAGGTGCAGATGTGCAAAGATGCCAAAGGCGATCGCAGCTGGCTGCGCAAGATCCGGCCCTGGTGGGGGCATCACTATCATTTCCACGTGCGCCTCTCCTGCCCGAAGGGTGTGAAAGGCTGCAAAAACCAGGCGCCCATTCCTGCAGGCGATGGCTGTGAAGCAGCAGAAAGCTGGGTGCAGGACATTCTGAACCCGCCGCCCCCGCCGCCGGTTGATCCCAATGCGCCGAAACCCAAGCCCCGAAAAGAACTCACAATGGCGAGCTTGCCTGCCCAATGCGTAAACGTTTTGCAATCACGCTAG
- a CDS encoding esterase-like activity of phytase family protein has protein sequence MRKRFAITLAALIGLAFTFAGSAQTFSKLQFESRVVWKEKFAGFGGLSALELADNGRDFLALTDRMILLQGRLSRENGRISGVQLLRHEPLNLPKGMTLKARHRDSEGLALRPDGTLFVSTERLNQIWRYERAFGAAKQLPQHPDFRKFYGNAGMEALAIDRRGQIYTVPESSPRNRDGLPLYRLTSNGWQILYFIEPVDGFDPVAADFGPDGKFYLLERKFSGIGFRSQLRRFDLGAFDPVGERLLTTAVGRHDNLEGLSVWRDDAGQIRLTMVADDNFKFFQTSEIVEYVLTEPKAQSAVKPLAKPVASL, from the coding sequence ATGCGTAAACGTTTTGCAATCACGCTAGCGGCGCTGATCGGGCTGGCCTTCACGTTTGCGGGCAGTGCACAGACCTTTTCCAAGCTGCAGTTCGAATCGCGGGTTGTCTGGAAAGAAAAGTTTGCTGGTTTCGGTGGGCTGTCCGCGCTGGAACTGGCGGATAACGGCCGTGATTTTCTGGCGCTGACGGATCGGATGATCCTGCTGCAGGGGCGTCTGAGCCGCGAAAACGGCCGGATCTCCGGGGTGCAGCTGCTGCGCCATGAGCCGTTGAACCTGCCCAAGGGGATGACCCTGAAAGCGCGGCACCGCGATTCCGAAGGCCTGGCGTTGCGCCCGGATGGGACGCTGTTTGTCAGCACCGAACGGCTGAACCAGATCTGGCGGTATGAGCGCGCCTTTGGGGCCGCTAAACAGCTGCCGCAACACCCCGATTTTCGCAAGTTCTATGGCAATGCCGGGATGGAGGCACTGGCGATTGATCGGCGCGGTCAGATCTACACCGTGCCTGAATCCAGCCCGAGGAACCGCGATGGCCTGCCGCTTTATCGTTTGACGTCAAATGGATGGCAGATCCTATACTTCATCGAGCCGGTGGATGGCTTTGACCCTGTCGCGGCGGACTTTGGCCCGGATGGTAAGTTTTACCTGCTGGAGCGTAAGTTCAGCGGCATCGGCTTTCGCAGCCAGTTGCGCCGTTTTGACCTTGGCGCCTTTGACCCGGTTGGGGAGCGTCTGCTGACCACTGCTGTGGGTCGGCATGACAACCTTGAAGGCCTGTCCGTCTGGCGCGATGACGCCGGGCAGATCCGTCTGACGATGGTGGCGGATGATAACTTCAAGTTCTTTCAGACTAGCGAAATCGTCGAATATGTCCTGACGGAACCCAAGGCCCAAAGCGCCGTCAAACCCCTTGCCAAGCCGGTTGCGAGCCTTTAA
- a CDS encoding queuosine precursor transporter — MNKYLPGIFAMAAVVVASNILVQFLYGQWLTWGAFTYPIAFLVTDVMNRVYGVGPARRVVVAGFIVGVICSLIGTQIMLQGDGYTYPAVTLRVAIGSGTAFLVAQLTDVAIFNRLREGAWWRAPLASTLIGSSLDTAIFFTIAFSGALTFIEPVNDVSWAGEMLPMLGAGPVAPLWVSLGFADWLVKLSLALLALVPFRIIVGSLTARTT; from the coding sequence ATGAACAAATATCTCCCTGGCATTTTTGCCATGGCGGCCGTTGTTGTCGCCTCAAACATCCTGGTGCAATTCCTGTACGGCCAATGGCTGACCTGGGGCGCCTTTACCTATCCGATCGCATTCCTCGTCACTGACGTGATGAACCGCGTCTATGGCGTGGGCCCGGCCCGTCGCGTTGTTGTCGCCGGTTTCATCGTTGGCGTGATCTGTTCGCTCATCGGCACGCAGATCATGCTGCAGGGCGATGGCTACACCTACCCGGCGGTCACGCTGCGGGTGGCCATTGGATCCGGCACCGCCTTCCTGGTGGCACAGCTGACCGACGTTGCGATCTTCAACCGCCTGCGCGAAGGCGCATGGTGGCGGGCACCTCTGGCCTCGACTTTGATCGGCTCGTCGCTGGACACCGCGATTTTCTTCACCATTGCCTTCTCGGGCGCGCTGACCTTCATCGAGCCGGTCAATGATGTGTCCTGGGCCGGTGAAATGCTGCCGATGCTGGGCGCAGGTCCGGTTGCGCCGCTCTGGGTGTCGCTAGGTTTCGCGGACTGGTTGGTGAAACTGTCGCTGGCTTTGCTGGCACTTGTGCCATTTCGCATCATCGTGGGGTCGCTTACTGCACGCACCACATGA